Proteins encoded in a region of the Streptomyces akebiae genome:
- a CDS encoding response regulator codes for MTIRVLIADDQMMVREGFSVLLGAMPDIEVVGEAVNGRDAVARVRELSPDVVLMDIRMPELNGIEATREIVASDGGAKVLVLTTFDLDEYVYQALRAGASGFLLKDASARQLADGVRVVAAGEALLAPSVTKRLITEFSKLAQSPRPSAATQLAYGELTDRETEVLVLIAQGLSNSEMAERLVVAESTIKTHVSRVLVKLGLRDRTQAAVFAYEARLVTPG; via the coding sequence ATCCGTGTGCTGATCGCCGACGACCAGATGATGGTCCGCGAGGGCTTCTCCGTGCTGCTCGGCGCGATGCCGGACATCGAGGTGGTCGGCGAGGCGGTCAACGGCCGGGACGCGGTCGCCCGGGTCCGGGAGCTGTCGCCGGACGTCGTCCTGATGGACATCCGGATGCCCGAGCTGAACGGCATCGAGGCCACCCGCGAGATCGTGGCCTCGGACGGCGGGGCGAAGGTCCTGGTGCTGACGACGTTCGACCTGGACGAGTACGTGTACCAGGCGCTGCGCGCGGGGGCCTCCGGCTTCCTCCTCAAGGACGCCTCGGCCCGCCAACTGGCCGACGGGGTGAGGGTGGTGGCCGCCGGTGAGGCCCTTCTCGCGCCGTCCGTCACCAAGCGGCTGATCACCGAGTTCTCCAAGCTGGCCCAGTCGCCCCGCCCCTCGGCGGCCACCCAGCTGGCGTACGGCGAACTCACCGACCGCGAGACCGAGGTCCTGGTCCTGATCGCCCAGGGGCTGTCGAACTCGGAGATGGCGGAGCGCCTGGTGGTCGCCGAGTCCACGATCAAGACCCATGTGAGCCGGGTCCTGGTCAAGCTGGGCCTGCGCGACCGCACGCAGGCGGCGGTGTTCGCCTACGAGGCACGGCTGGTCACGCCCGGCTGA
- a CDS encoding ABC transporter permease has product MTTTADTALTEPLSVRSGGSRQLAGTGTLLRFALRRDRVMVPVWVAVTGLMVLSMPNSLQALYGTAAERADLMRQLTTNSSLRALVGPVFDDSLGALTAWRVGVYAGLLAAVMSLLVVIRHTRDEEESGRQELIASGMVGRRASLTAALLAAAVANGGLALLVTLGLAGQGAAGALAFGLGIAGVGMVFATMAAVVAQLTESARLARGLTAGVLGAAFVLRAAGDASENEGSSFLTWVSPLGWLENERSFAEERWWVLLLFIAAAAIQGTVAYALAGRRDVGMSFLPTRPGPANGRLGTAGALAWRLQRGSVLGWSIGFFLAGVVYGGLTEGTAEFVGDNEAAREIFERMGGQSGLTNAFLASMIGMLGLVAALYIVGAVLRLHGEETSGRAEPLLANRVSRLRWAAGHLVVAFGGTVWIMLLAGLGFTLGYGKEAGPILGACLVQVAGVWVIGGAAVLLHGLTPRAAATAWGLAGAVLLIGWIGPALNAPQALLDLSPFGHLPKLPGGTMDWTPVLTLTGLAVVLVAGGLAGLRRRDISV; this is encoded by the coding sequence ATGACCACGACCGCCGACACCGCCCTCACCGAGCCGCTCTCCGTACGGTCCGGCGGCAGCCGTCAACTGGCCGGGACGGGAACCCTGTTGAGGTTCGCCCTGCGCCGCGACCGCGTGATGGTGCCGGTCTGGGTCGCGGTGACGGGGCTGATGGTCCTCTCCATGCCGAACAGCCTCCAGGCCCTGTACGGCACCGCCGCCGAACGCGCCGACCTCATGCGGCAGTTGACCACCAACTCCTCGCTGCGCGCCCTGGTGGGGCCGGTCTTCGACGACTCCCTCGGCGCCCTGACCGCCTGGCGCGTCGGCGTCTACGCCGGTCTCCTCGCCGCCGTCATGAGCCTCCTCGTGGTCATCCGCCACACCCGCGACGAGGAGGAGAGCGGGCGCCAGGAGCTGATCGCGTCGGGCATGGTCGGCCGCCGGGCCTCGCTGACCGCCGCCCTGCTCGCGGCGGCCGTCGCCAACGGCGGGCTCGCGCTGCTCGTCACGCTCGGGCTGGCCGGGCAGGGCGCGGCGGGGGCACTGGCCTTCGGGCTGGGGATCGCGGGCGTCGGGATGGTGTTCGCAACCATGGCGGCGGTCGTCGCGCAGCTGACGGAGAGCGCGCGGCTGGCTCGGGGGCTGACGGCGGGCGTGCTGGGGGCGGCGTTCGTGCTGCGGGCGGCGGGTGACGCCTCCGAGAACGAAGGTTCGTCTTTCTTGACCTGGGTGTCGCCGCTGGGGTGGCTCGAAAACGAGCGTTCGTTCGCGGAGGAGCGGTGGTGGGTGCTGCTGCTGTTCATCGCGGCGGCAGCCATCCAGGGCACGGTGGCGTACGCGCTCGCCGGCCGCCGCGACGTCGGCATGAGCTTCCTGCCGACCCGCCCGGGACCGGCGAACGGCCGGCTGGGTACGGCAGGTGCGCTCGCCTGGCGGCTCCAGCGCGGCAGTGTCCTCGGCTGGAGCATCGGGTTCTTCCTCGCCGGAGTCGTCTACGGCGGGCTGACCGAGGGCACGGCCGAGTTCGTCGGCGACAACGAGGCCGCCCGCGAGATCTTCGAACGCATGGGCGGGCAGTCCGGCCTGACCAACGCCTTCCTCGCGTCGATGATCGGCATGCTCGGTCTGGTCGCCGCGCTGTACATCGTCGGCGCGGTGCTCCGCCTGCACGGCGAGGAGACCTCCGGGCGCGCCGAACCGCTCCTCGCGAACCGGGTGAGCCGGCTCCGCTGGGCCGCCGGGCATCTGGTCGTCGCCTTCGGCGGAACCGTCTGGATCATGCTCCTCGCCGGTCTCGGCTTCACCCTCGGCTACGGCAAGGAGGCCGGTCCGATCCTGGGCGCCTGCCTCGTCCAGGTCGCCGGGGTGTGGGTCATCGGCGGCGCCGCCGTCCTCCTCCACGGGCTCACCCCCCGGGCGGCGGCGACGGCCTGGGGCCTCGCCGGCGCCGTCCTCCTCATCGGCTGGATCGGCCCCGCCCTCAACGCCCCCCAGGCCCTCCTCGACCTCTCCCCCTTCGGTCACCTCCCGAAGCTGCCGGGCGGCACGATGGACTGGACGCCGGTACTGACACTGACCGGGCTCGCGGTGGTGCTGGTCGCGGGGGGTCTGGCGGGGTTGCGGCGACGGGACATCAGCGTCTGA
- a CDS encoding cytochrome P450 — MAPASDPASDLAFDPWDPDFVADPYPAYAELRSRGRVRYFEPTNQWLVPHHADVSALLRDRRLGRTYQHRFTHEDFGRTAPPAEHEPFHTLNDHGMLDLEPPDHTRIRRLVSKAFTPRTVEQLQPYVRELAGELVAGLVEAGGGDLLTDVAEPLPVAVIAEMLGIPESDRAQLRPWSADICGMYELSPSDETAKRAVRASVEFSEYLRELIAHRRAEPGEDLISGLIAAYDEGDRLTEQEMISTCVLLLNAGHEATVNATVNGWWALFRNPDQLAALRADHSLVPAAVEELMRYDTPLQLFERWVLDDIEIDGTTVPRGAEIAMLFGSANHDPAVFADPEKLDLTRRENPHISFSAGIHYCIGAPLARIELAASMTALLEKAPTLALATEPTRKPNFVIRGLDGLAVEI, encoded by the coding sequence ATGGCACCTGCATCCGACCCCGCTTCCGACCTCGCCTTCGACCCGTGGGACCCCGACTTCGTGGCCGACCCGTACCCCGCGTACGCGGAGCTGCGGTCCCGGGGCCGGGTGCGGTACTTCGAGCCCACGAACCAGTGGCTCGTCCCGCACCACGCGGACGTCTCGGCGTTGCTGCGGGACCGGCGGCTCGGGCGGACGTACCAGCACAGGTTCACGCACGAGGACTTCGGCCGGACTGCCCCGCCGGCGGAGCACGAGCCGTTCCACACCCTGAACGACCACGGGATGCTCGACCTGGAACCCCCGGACCACACCCGGATCCGGCGGCTGGTCTCGAAGGCGTTCACCCCGCGCACGGTGGAGCAGCTGCAGCCGTATGTGCGGGAGCTGGCGGGTGAGCTGGTGGCCGGACTGGTGGAGGCGGGCGGGGGCGACCTGCTGACGGATGTCGCGGAGCCGCTGCCGGTGGCGGTGATCGCCGAGATGCTGGGCATCCCCGAGTCGGACCGGGCGCAGCTGCGGCCCTGGTCGGCGGACATCTGCGGGATGTACGAGCTGAGCCCGTCGGACGAGACTGCGAAGCGGGCGGTGCGCGCGTCGGTGGAGTTCTCGGAGTATCTGCGGGAGCTGATCGCGCACCGGAGGGCGGAGCCGGGCGAGGACCTGATCTCGGGTTTGATCGCCGCGTACGACGAGGGCGACCGCCTCACCGAGCAGGAGATGATCTCGACCTGTGTGCTGCTGCTGAACGCGGGCCACGAGGCGACGGTGAACGCCACAGTGAACGGCTGGTGGGCGCTGTTCCGCAACCCGGACCAGCTGGCGGCCCTGCGCGCGGACCACTCGCTGGTGCCGGCGGCGGTGGAGGAGCTGATGCGGTACGACACCCCGTTGCAGCTGTTCGAGCGCTGGGTGCTGGACGACATCGAGATCGACGGGACGACGGTCCCCCGGGGCGCGGAGATCGCGATGCTCTTCGGCTCCGCGAACCACGACCCGGCGGTGTTCGCCGACCCGGAGAAGCTGGACCTCACCCGGCGGGAGAACCCGCACATCTCGTTCAGCGCGGGTATCCACTACTGCATCGGCGCGCCGCTCGCCCGTATCGAACTGGCGGCCTCGATGACGGCGCTCCTGGAGAAGGCCCCGACCCTCGCCCTCGCCACCGAGCCGACCCGCAAGCCGAACTTCGTGATCCGGGGACTGGACGGGCTGGCCGTCGAGATCTGA